In Arthrobacter citreus, a genomic segment contains:
- a CDS encoding DUF6807 family protein codes for MTPHPEQHPSPAPVTSRSSRNSGSPGALPRIALVGIHGFGARHLQRLRHLEASGVLTLAAVADPRPPEPGELDPSVAVFDTAQELLSAGTAPDVVIIATPIHTHADLAVAALEAGADVYLEKPAAASMEQYHRILAVSERTGRAVQVGFQSLGSKALDVLAGTIGRGELGTVRGISATGLWVRDRDYFNRSRWAGKRILDGVDVVDGVITNPLAHAVATALRIGGARGTSDVDSVEVDAYRAHDIEGDDTSVVRLRTGAGTTIMCALTVCAPEQKEPLVTVHGTQGQAVLSYTTDELELTTAAGTSRSTHARTDLLENLLDHRRNGTPLLSSLADSGAFMTVLEAVRSAGPVHPISDSHVTWVGSGGAAHPVIHGIEDIILRAVRSQSTFSELLVPWARPVAPAESFVLAGSTVAELRSGDGIRADASPRPYLHPVTTLSGVQVTDHLPSDHVWHLGAGVTLQDVNGVNFWGGRTYRREAAGYVWRDDHGHIRDRETDASPNALAQALEWCGPDGSVLLTEQRNWHFTELDGDSWLLDLNFTLTAASDPVLLGSPGSNGRDGGGYGGFFWRLPACTDVRVRTADAEGEDAVHGSIAPWLAWTAQFPDGPATLVFVPDPQEDDPWFVRCSGYPGVGLSLAWDTPVRTSSSAPISRSVSVVVVDGRVDDDGVARLVADLQAQGAVR; via the coding sequence TTGACGCCCCATCCTGAGCAGCACCCATCCCCCGCCCCGGTCACTTCCCGCAGCTCCCGGAACTCCGGCAGTCCCGGTGCCCTTCCCCGGATCGCCCTGGTGGGAATCCATGGTTTCGGCGCGCGCCACCTGCAGCGGCTGCGCCATCTGGAGGCGTCAGGGGTGCTGACGCTGGCCGCCGTGGCCGACCCGCGGCCCCCGGAGCCGGGCGAGCTGGATCCGTCAGTTGCCGTGTTCGACACCGCGCAGGAGCTGCTTTCGGCTGGAACCGCACCGGACGTCGTCATCATCGCCACCCCCATCCACACCCATGCCGACCTTGCCGTTGCGGCCCTCGAAGCCGGTGCCGATGTTTATCTGGAAAAGCCGGCGGCGGCGTCCATGGAGCAGTACCACCGGATCCTGGCAGTGTCGGAACGGACCGGGCGCGCAGTCCAGGTGGGGTTTCAGAGCCTGGGCTCCAAGGCCCTGGACGTCCTCGCCGGGACCATCGGACGGGGAGAACTGGGCACGGTGCGCGGCATCTCGGCCACCGGGCTGTGGGTGCGGGACCGGGACTACTTCAACCGCTCCCGCTGGGCCGGAAAACGGATCCTGGACGGCGTGGACGTGGTGGACGGGGTCATCACCAATCCCCTGGCCCACGCGGTTGCCACCGCGCTGCGCATTGGCGGCGCCCGTGGAACATCCGACGTCGACAGCGTGGAAGTGGATGCCTACCGCGCCCATGACATTGAGGGTGATGACACGTCGGTGGTCCGGCTGCGCACCGGCGCCGGGACAACCATCATGTGCGCGCTGACTGTTTGCGCTCCCGAACAGAAGGAACCGCTGGTCACGGTGCACGGCACACAGGGCCAGGCTGTCCTTTCCTACACCACCGACGAGCTGGAACTGACCACGGCAGCCGGCACATCCCGAAGCACCCATGCCCGGACCGATCTGCTGGAGAACCTCCTGGACCACCGGCGGAACGGCACGCCGCTGCTGAGCTCGCTGGCCGACTCCGGCGCTTTCATGACCGTGCTGGAAGCAGTGCGCAGCGCCGGCCCGGTCCATCCGATCAGCGACAGCCACGTCACGTGGGTGGGCAGTGGCGGAGCAGCCCACCCGGTGATCCACGGCATCGAAGACATCATCCTGCGTGCCGTCCGGTCCCAATCAACGTTCAGCGAACTGCTGGTGCCGTGGGCCCGCCCCGTGGCACCGGCCGAATCATTTGTCCTGGCCGGGTCCACCGTGGCCGAGCTTCGCTCCGGTGACGGCATCCGGGCCGACGCATCTCCGCGCCCCTACCTGCATCCGGTCACCACGTTGTCCGGCGTGCAGGTCACCGACCATCTCCCGTCCGATCACGTGTGGCACCTCGGCGCCGGGGTAACCCTGCAGGATGTCAACGGCGTGAATTTCTGGGGCGGCCGCACCTACCGCCGGGAAGCTGCGGGGTATGTGTGGCGCGATGACCACGGGCACATCAGGGACCGCGAAACCGATGCGTCGCCCAACGCCCTGGCCCAGGCCCTGGAATGGTGCGGACCGGATGGCAGCGTGCTGCTGACGGAACAGCGGAACTGGCACTTCACGGAATTGGACGGGGACAGCTGGCTGCTTGACCTGAACTTCACGCTGACGGCGGCCTCGGACCCGGTACTGCTGGGCAGCCCCGGATCCAACGGGCGCGACGGCGGCGGGTACGGCGGGTTCTTCTGGCGCCTTCCGGCCTGCACGGACGTGCGGGTGCGCACGGCGGACGCCGAGGGCGAGGACGCGGTGCACGGCAGCATCGCCCCGTGGCTGGCTTGGACCGCTCAGTTCCCCGACGGACCGGCAACCCTGGTGTTCGTGCCGGATCCGCAGGAAGACGACCCGTGGTTTGTCCGCTGCAGCGGTTATCCCGGGGTGGGTCTGTCCCTGGCCTGGGATACCCCGGTCCGGACCTCTTCCTCCGCTCCCATCTCCCGCTCGGTGAGCGTGGTGGTCGTGGACGGACGGGTGGACGACGACGGCGTGGCCCGGCTGGTGGCAGACCTCCAGGCGCAGGGAGCGGTCCGATGA
- a CDS encoding acetylesterase: protein METPVSAIGGFEDWPGFIRSSPGYTGHSPASNKLAGLLGVPALSRSAPETSVQSVRVVDGVRITELRWQLPYGPPTTGYLAAPTRARGTLPGLLWLHCHAGNKWLGCERILDLGPETQPEASTLQETLYSGQAPANALAKAGFAVLTHDAFSWGSRRFVLDPTPQRTARALEARRAAWAAEGTIPTEAMTYDAAAADHENTVAKAAGMLGTSYAGMVAFEDLTALAILRSMPRVNPARIGTGGFSGGGGRALLLSALDPDIKACVVACMMTTISALFPSHLDYHSWLMNTPGLAAEFDWPDLAALAPATRFLVQYATSDPLFPLAGMQDADTALRRVLDNPGQYRAQWHDSGHVFDRALLDAARSHLLEVLRPPAGRSPTKLAASAATTSPETAFSPRV from the coding sequence ATGGAAACTCCTGTCAGCGCAATCGGCGGATTCGAGGACTGGCCCGGATTCATCCGTTCGAGCCCCGGCTACACTGGCCACAGTCCGGCATCCAACAAACTTGCCGGCCTCCTGGGGGTGCCCGCCCTTTCGCGCTCCGCTCCGGAAACATCAGTCCAGTCGGTGCGCGTGGTCGACGGCGTCCGGATTACCGAACTGCGCTGGCAGCTGCCGTATGGGCCGCCGACCACCGGATACCTCGCCGCACCGACACGGGCCAGAGGCACCTTGCCCGGCCTGCTGTGGCTGCATTGCCATGCCGGCAACAAGTGGCTGGGCTGTGAACGCATCCTGGACCTCGGCCCGGAAACGCAGCCCGAAGCCTCCACCCTGCAGGAGACCCTTTACTCCGGCCAGGCGCCCGCCAATGCGCTGGCCAAAGCCGGTTTTGCCGTCCTGACCCATGACGCCTTCAGCTGGGGCAGCCGCCGCTTCGTGCTGGACCCGACGCCGCAGCGGACGGCGCGCGCCCTCGAAGCGCGCCGGGCTGCCTGGGCCGCGGAGGGAACCATTCCCACCGAAGCCATGACCTACGACGCAGCGGCAGCCGACCACGAAAACACGGTCGCCAAGGCCGCCGGCATGCTCGGCACCAGTTACGCCGGAATGGTGGCTTTCGAAGACCTCACGGCCCTGGCAATCCTGCGGAGCATGCCGCGGGTGAACCCGGCCCGGATAGGCACCGGCGGCTTTTCCGGCGGAGGCGGCCGCGCCCTCCTGCTGTCCGCCCTGGATCCGGACATCAAGGCATGCGTGGTGGCCTGCATGATGACCACCATCAGCGCGCTGTTTCCGTCCCATCTGGACTATCACTCGTGGCTGATGAACACCCCGGGGCTGGCGGCCGAATTCGACTGGCCAGACCTCGCCGCACTGGCCCCGGCCACGCGCTTTCTCGTTCAGTACGCCACGTCCGACCCGCTCTTTCCGCTGGCGGGAATGCAGGACGCCGACACCGCCCTGCGGCGGGTTCTGGACAATCCCGGACAGTACCGCGCGCAGTGGCACGACAGCGGTCACGTCTTTGACCGCGCCCTGCTGGACGCGGCGCGCTCCCATCTGTTGGAAGTGCTGCGTCCTCCGGCGGGCCGCTCCCCCACCAAACTGGCCGCTTCCGCCGCCACGACCTCGCCGGAAACCGCTTTCTCGCCTAGAGTGTAA
- a CDS encoding ABC transporter substrate-binding protein has product MKKLSRKSRAVTAAGMAMALGLTLGACGSSSGDAAEGDGNITFSWWGSDPRHKTNGAIMDSFMAANEDITVKGDYSDFSGYWDKLATTTAGGDSPDVITMDEKYLQEYAGRGALADLTTMEGLDLSKFDDSALALGEFEDGLYGLSTGQNAYTVMVNEDLFAQAGVDIPDDTTWTWDDYYKTSAAISSKLDGVAGTDYGALDVDLRIWLRQQGESLYNEEAGEVGYSNENVTSWFQHLLDVRDVAKGPTAAQYSESIAGTFEAEAFATNKAAMGWYWSNQLSALRTATDANVRMLRAPSATGNAEDNGMYFKASMYWSVSAKASDPAAAATFVNYLANNEEAAKQMLVDRGVPVNPDMAEAIKPELSESDQTVVAFLDEIRPEVADAPKPSPVGAGGVQDVILRYVSEVLFEKLTPEEATEQMTQEISSMIKAG; this is encoded by the coding sequence ATGAAGAAGCTTTCCCGAAAGTCCCGCGCCGTGACGGCCGCCGGCATGGCAATGGCCCTGGGGCTGACGCTGGGCGCCTGCGGCAGCAGCAGCGGCGACGCTGCCGAGGGCGACGGCAACATCACCTTCTCCTGGTGGGGATCCGATCCCCGGCATAAGACCAACGGGGCCATCATGGACTCCTTCATGGCAGCCAACGAGGACATCACGGTCAAGGGCGACTACAGCGACTTCAGCGGATACTGGGACAAGCTGGCCACCACCACGGCCGGCGGCGATTCCCCGGATGTCATCACCATGGATGAAAAGTACCTGCAGGAGTATGCCGGCCGCGGCGCTCTGGCGGACCTCACCACCATGGAGGGCCTGGACCTGTCCAAGTTCGATGACTCCGCACTGGCCCTGGGCGAGTTCGAGGACGGGCTGTACGGCCTGAGCACCGGACAGAACGCCTACACGGTCATGGTTAATGAGGACCTCTTTGCACAGGCCGGCGTGGACATCCCGGACGACACCACCTGGACCTGGGATGACTACTACAAGACGTCCGCAGCCATCAGCTCCAAGCTCGACGGCGTCGCCGGCACCGACTACGGCGCGTTGGACGTGGATCTGCGCATCTGGCTGCGCCAGCAGGGTGAGTCCCTCTACAACGAGGAAGCCGGCGAGGTTGGCTACAGCAACGAGAACGTCACCTCATGGTTCCAGCACCTCCTTGACGTGCGTGACGTAGCGAAAGGCCCCACGGCAGCCCAATACTCCGAGAGCATTGCGGGAACGTTCGAAGCCGAGGCCTTTGCCACCAACAAGGCGGCCATGGGCTGGTACTGGTCCAACCAGCTGTCCGCCCTCCGCACGGCGACGGACGCCAACGTGCGCATGCTGCGGGCGCCGTCGGCCACCGGCAATGCCGAGGATAACGGCATGTATTTCAAAGCCTCCATGTACTGGTCCGTTTCAGCCAAGGCCAGTGACCCGGCGGCTGCCGCAACCTTCGTGAATTACCTCGCCAACAACGAGGAGGCGGCCAAGCAGATGCTCGTGGACCGCGGCGTTCCCGTCAACCCGGACATGGCCGAAGCCATCAAGCCGGAGCTGAGCGAATCGGACCAGACCGTGGTGGCCTTCCTGGATGAAATCCGTCCGGAGGTGGCGGATGCGCCCAAACCGTCGCCGGTGGGCGCCGGCGGCGTCCAGGATGTCATCCTGCGCTATGTCTCCGAGGTCCTGTTCGAGAAGCTGACGCCGGAGGAAGCAACGGAGCAAATGACCCAGGAGATCTCCTCAATGATCAAGGCCGGCTAA
- a CDS encoding ABC transporter substrate-binding protein, giving the protein MKLSRRSRAATAAGLAITLGLTLGACGSNSGDAAAEGDGNITFSWWGSDPRHKANEAIMESFMAANEGITVKGDYSDFSGYWDKLATTTAGGDAPDVITMDEKYLQEYAGRGALADLSAMDGLDLSKFDDASLALGEFEDGLYGLSTGQNAYVVMINEDLFKQAGVEIPDDTTWTWDDYYKISAEISSKLDGVAGTDYGAQDVDLRVWLRQQGESLYNEEAGEVGYSNENVESWFQHLLDVRDVAKGPSAAEYTEGISGTFEAGAVPTNKAAMGWYWSNQLSALRTASGSNISMLRAPSDSGKAEDNGMYYKASMYWSVSAKASDPEAAATFVNYLANNEDAAKKMLVDRGVPVNPDMAEAIKPELSESDQTVVAFLDEIRPDMADAPKPSPVGAGGVQDVVKRYVSNVLFDTMTPEEATEQMTNEIAGMIKAG; this is encoded by the coding sequence ATGAAACTTTCACGACGTTCGCGAGCCGCCACGGCAGCCGGACTGGCAATTACCCTGGGCCTGACTCTGGGCGCCTGCGGCAGCAACAGCGGCGACGCCGCCGCCGAGGGCGACGGCAACATCACCTTCTCCTGGTGGGGATCCGATCCGCGGCACAAAGCCAATGAGGCCATCATGGAGTCCTTCATGGCAGCCAACGAGGGCATCACGGTCAAGGGCGATTACAGCGACTTCAGCGGATACTGGGACAAGCTGGCCACCACCACGGCCGGCGGCGACGCTCCCGACGTCATCACCATGGATGAAAAGTACCTGCAGGAGTATGCCGGCCGCGGTGCGCTGGCGGACCTCTCCGCCATGGACGGCCTGGACCTGTCCAAGTTTGACGACGCCTCGCTGGCCCTGGGTGAGTTCGAGGACGGGCTGTACGGCCTGAGCACCGGACAGAACGCCTACGTGGTCATGATCAATGAGGATCTTTTCAAGCAGGCAGGCGTGGAGATCCCGGACGACACCACGTGGACCTGGGACGACTACTACAAGATTTCCGCCGAGATCAGCTCCAAGCTCGACGGCGTCGCCGGCACCGATTACGGCGCCCAGGACGTGGATCTGCGCGTCTGGCTGCGCCAGCAGGGTGAGTCCCTCTACAACGAGGAAGCCGGCGAGGTTGGCTACAGCAACGAGAACGTCGAGTCATGGTTCCAGCACCTGCTCGATGTGCGCGACGTCGCCAAGGGCCCCAGCGCCGCGGAATATACGGAAGGCATCTCCGGCACCTTCGAAGCCGGCGCAGTGCCGACCAACAAGGCGGCCATGGGCTGGTACTGGTCCAACCAGCTGTCCGCCCTGCGCACCGCGTCCGGTTCCAACATCAGCATGCTCCGCGCGCCGTCGGACTCCGGCAAGGCTGAGGACAACGGCATGTACTACAAGGCATCCATGTACTGGTCCGTTTCGGCCAAGGCCAGCGATCCGGAAGCTGCCGCGACCTTCGTGAATTACCTCGCCAACAACGAGGACGCAGCAAAGAAGATGCTGGTGGACCGTGGTGTTCCGGTCAACCCGGACATGGCCGAAGCCATCAAGCCGGAGCTGAGCGAATCGGACCAGACCGTGGTGGCCTTCCTGGATGAAATCCGTCCGGACATGGCGGATGCGCCCAAGCCCTCACCCGTGGGCGCAGGCGGCGTCCAGGACGTCGTCAAGCGCTACGTCTCCAATGTCCTCTTCGACACGATGACTCCCGAGGAAGCCACGGAGCAGATGACCAACGAAATTGCCGGAATGATCAAGGCCGGCTAG